In Synergistaceae bacterium, the genomic window CTGTTCCATATTAAGAAAAACCTCCTATGTAATAAATATATGTAATAAATAATAGTTGAAACAAAAGGTTTAAAATCTATGGGGCGCCGCCCCATACCCCGCAGGGGACTCGTTCCCTGATCCCATTTATTCAAGCGCTAACGTAGTCTCCATAACTTTTTGCTTGTTCTTCTCCGGCTAAAACGCGAAGCGCTCCCTGATTCAGTGCCAGCATCTCGTCCTCGCCAGCGTAGACCAGACAAGGGGCGATCCACTGGACGCGCTCCTGTATGCTGCGGATGAACTCCGAGTCGTAAGCGATACCGCCCGTGAAGAGCACCGCGTTTACCTTTTCCCCCATGGAAACGGCCTGAGCTCCTATTTCCTTCGCGATTTGCCACGCCATTGCCCGATACACCAGCGCCGCCCTTTCATCGCCCTTCTCGATCATTTCCCGGACTTGGCGCATATCGCTGGTCCCCAGGTACGCCAGAACGCCCCCCTGCGCCACCACTTTGCGCCTGATTTCCTCTTTAGAGTATTTACCGCTGAAACATAGGCGCGTCACCTCGCCCACGGGAAGCCCCCCCGTTCGCGAAGGGGAGAAAGGGCCGTAGTCGGTGCCGTTGCTCGTATCGACGATGCGGCCGCGACGGTGGGCCACTATGCTGACACCTCCACCCAAATGCGCGACGACAGCGCAAAGCTCGTCCCATGGCACGTTCAAATCTTGAGTTGCCCGGCGCACCGTGGCCTTAATGTTGAGTGCGTGGGACAACGAGGGCTTTAAAAGGCCGGGTAGCCCCATGATCTTGGCTTCCGGCATCATTTCGTCGACGCAAACGGGGTCTACGATGAAAGCGGGCGCGCCCCATCGAGAAGCAAGGGCTTCCGCCAAAATACCCCCCAGGTTCGAAGCGTGTTCCCAGGGCTTCCCCAACCTTAGGCGCCGAATGAGAAGCTCGTCCACGCGAAACGTTCCTCCCGGTAGAGGGTCGATGATGCCCCCACGCCCGACAACGGCATCGATCCCTTTCGCGTCGCCCCCTTGGTGCTTTTCGACGATGATTCTCAGGATTGTCTTCAGCCTGAAGTCGAATTGATCCACGATGGAGCCGAAGGGCGCAAGTTCATCGTTCGAATGCCGGATCGTCTCGCTCCAGATCGCCGTCTCACCGCTGAATTGCGCGATTTTTGTGCTTGTGGAGCCTGGGTTGACGGCCAAAACAGAAAATACCATGCGCACACCTCCTTAATCTAACCTTAGTCTAACCTTAATCTAACTCAGGGGTGCGGAGCTCGCTCGTTCAAAAGCAACCTCACCAGCCCCCTGAAATCTCTTTTTCTATTTATTCGAGCCACTCCAGAATATGTTCGAGATAAAGTTCCGAAAGGCGTTTTGTCTTGGGCCCTGGTCGCCCGTTGCCGATGATTTGTGCGCCAATACGCACTACGGGGAGGATCTTTTTAACGCTGCCTGTGATGAATGCCTCGGTGGCCTGAGACAGCTCCGTCATCAGGGGGCAGCGCTCCTCCACGTTCATCCCCTCGCGCCGCGCCAAGCCCAGTACGGCCTGGCGTGTGGTGCCCTTCAGAACGCGGGAAAGAGGCGCCGTGATCAAGGTGTTGTCCACGTAGAGGAAAAAAGAACTGTGGGCACTTTCCGTTATCTCGCCCTGGGGGCAGTAGAGGATCTCCGCATGCTCGTCGTGGGGGGACAGAGTATAAGCTTTACGATAATCGACGCTTTTGGTGGATGGGTCGTCGCGATAGTTGTCGACGGGCTCCAAGCGAACACCTTTTTCATAAAATTCGTCAGGAGGAAGGTCCAACGCGTCGTAAATAACGAAAAAACGCGGTTGAGTGAAGCCTCTCACTCGGTCGAAAACATCCCCACCCGAAAGATAGGTTTTAATAAGGAGTTCTCCCTCCAGTTTCGCGATCCCCTCTCGGATGATGTCACGCATCTCGGAGATACCCAGGGGAGGGTGAATGTAGTTATTTTTCGCGCCGGTCAAAAGGCGCTCCAGATGCGACGTCAGCATAAGAGGTCGCCTCTGATACGTGCAAATCGATTCGAAGATCCCTATGCCCCGTTGAACAATGAGGTCCGAAATAGGAAGCAAAGCCTCCTCTGGAGAGACAAATTCTCCGTCAACGTAACAAAGTTTCATAAAAAAACCTCCATTAGGACAGTCTCAAGACCGCGCGCGCTTCACGCGAAAACGCCGGTGTTTTTTCGCGGCTTTTCGGGGCGAAAGCGTTAACGCGCCGTTTTGCGTTTTACCCCGTCCGCGGAGGCAATATTGTTACGTTTCGGTGTCAATGTCAATAGGCGAATATTCTCTTTGCCGTTTTACGGAAGTTCTCGGCTTGGAAGAGCAGACGGGACACTCGCGTGTATTGTTTGGCTTTGGCGTAATCGAGAGCGGAGTTGCCGTCGTCGTCGTGAAGCAGGACATCGGCCCCCGCGTCCAGAAGCAACTGCACAAAGGCAGGGTTGTTTCCCAGGGTCGTGGCCAACAATAAGGGTGTGCGCCCGCCGCGAGCGACGATATTGACCTCCGCGTCATGCGTGACGAGTTCTTTGACGATCGATAGGCTCTTGTAAGGGCTACTGAGCGCGTATAGAAGAGGAGTCCAGCCCTCGCGGCCCTCCTGTTTGCCGGCCATATCGACGTTGGCGCCCGCCTGAAGCAGAGCGAGAACGGCATCGGAATTTCGCCCACGGGACGCGGCGTGGATCAGGGGAGTGACGCCGTCCTCCGTTTCCGCATCGACCTTAGCTCCCGCCTTGATCAAAGCGGAGATGATCGAGGCGTTGAGGTCCGGCTCTAGTGTCGCAAACAAAAGGGGTGTCCATCGCGACCAGCGTGGCAGGCAACATTGCGCGTTGACATTCGCTCCCCTTTCGATGAGTTCCATGGCGACGGTTCGGCGACGTCTTTCCTTTTCCATGGCTGTGGGGAGGTCGTTGGCGGTATGGTCCTGCGTCTCTGTCAGGAGGGACCACATTAAGGGCGTCATGCCATCTTGGGTTTCGGCGTCGATAGCGGCGCCGTTTTCGATGAGCGTCCGAACGATGTCGATATCGTCGTTGAGGATAGTGGCAAACATGAGGGGGGTAAATCCATACAAAGACGTTTCATTGACGTCACGTCCTTCCAAGACAGCCTTCTGAACCGACACCGGGTCCTGATTAGGTACGGACAACAAATCCAGCAAAGAAACTTTTTTGGATGAAGTCCTCACGGCGTACTCCTCCTATTTCAAATTACTATTCTATTTCAAATTAGTATTCTATTTCAAATACTATCCGAGACTCGAATGTCTCCGTTTGCAACGTGGCCTCTATGGTATCATTAATCGTCGAATTTTTTGAAGATCTAATGACGCGCTCGAAGCAATCATAACGTTCTATATATTATTATTAAGGAGGGTGTGTGTATGTTAAAAGCGTTAATCGGCTTAATGCTAACGACGTGTCTTTTGTACACGGTGACAATGGTGACGGCGAGAAAGGTTTATGCGGGTGAGCGTCCGGTAGCCACATTCGAGACATCTATGGGAACATTTAAAGTGGCGCTCTTCACTAATCTCGCGCCAAAGACGGCTCAGAATTTCATCGACTTAGCGAAAAAAGGGTTTTATGACGGCGTGATTTTTCACCGGGTGATTGACAAGTTTATGATTCAGGGCGGTGATCCGACGGGTACAGGCTCAGGTGGCCCTGGCTATACTATACCCGATGAGTTTGGCCCAGGGCTGAAGCACGACAAGCCTGGTATTCTTTCCATGGCCAACGCGGGGCCCAACACTGGAGGGTCTCAATTTTTCGTCACTCTCGTCCCCACCGCTTGGCTGAACGGTAAACACGCGATTTTCGGAGAGGTGGTCGAGGGTATGGAAGTGGTGGAGGCCATTGGCAAGACACAAACCGGCCCATCAAACAGGCCCGTAGTTGATGTGGTGATCAAATCCGTGATCGTCGACGCTTCCTCCGAAGCTCAATCCGAAACCCAACCCCAACCCAAAGCACAACCCAAAGCCCAAAGTGATGAATGAAATCCAGCCCAAACGACATTCAGCCTGTTTGACTTTGGTATGGGCAAATGCTAGAATAAATGCTAGAATAAATTTGTTTATTCGGGGCGTAGCGCAGCTTGGTTAGCGTGCTTGGTTCGGGACCAAGAGGTCGGAGGTTCAAATCCTCTCGCCCCGACCAATGGAGGTACATTGGAGATATATTCATTATTGGAGATACATTAATGAAGATATATTTCGTCACGCTAGATAATAGGTAACAATAGCACAAGTCCGAGACAAGACAGCGTTTCGGACTTGTGCTATTGTGGCTTTTTTCCCGCTTTCTTTTGGCTCAGGCCCAACTCAGACGATGCGCTTTTCCGCGAGAAACTCGCGGTAGTCTTTCAAAGCCGCGCTCAGAAGCGCCGGACAGTCCAGCTCGTAAGGGCAACGGCTCTGGCATAACCCACAGTGGAGACATTCCTCTATCAGCGCCATTTTCGCCTGCCACTCTGGAGTGACGAAATTTTGCCACACGGCGCGTCTCAGAAGGAAAGGCATACGAGCGCAGGTGTTGATCTCGATGTTTTTGGCGCAAGGGCCGCAATAACCACAGCCACGGCAAAAATCCCCTCCCAGTTCCGCGCGGTCTCGTTCTATACGCTCTTTCATTGCATCGTTGAAAATAGGCGGATTTTTTTCGAGAGTCAGCACCTCGTCGATCTCATTAGCCCTCTGGAAGCCCCAGATTGGCACCACATGGCTCAAAGGCCGAAGAAACGCCATCGTCGGCGCGGCGCTGGTCAGGAGTCCTCCGCATAGGGCCTTCATCGCGATGAATCCCATGTCCCGTTCGCCGCATACCTTCGCCATATGGATTTCTTTTTCACTGGAGAGCGCGGAGAGCGGAAACTGCAAGGTATCGTAAAGGCCAGACTCAATGGCGAACCACGCGTTGTCGATACCATGATTGGTGACACCGATGAAACGGATTTTACCCTGA contains:
- the buk gene encoding butyrate kinase gives rise to the protein MVFSVLAVNPGSTSTKIAQFSGETAIWSETIRHSNDELAPFGSIVDQFDFRLKTILRIIVEKHQGGDAKGIDAVVGRGGIIDPLPGGTFRVDELLIRRLRLGKPWEHASNLGGILAEALASRWGAPAFIVDPVCVDEMMPEAKIMGLPGLLKPSLSHALNIKATVRRATQDLNVPWDELCAVVAHLGGGVSIVAHRRGRIVDTSNGTDYGPFSPSRTGGLPVGEVTRLCFSGKYSKEEIRRKVVAQGGVLAYLGTSDMRQVREMIEKGDERAALVYRAMAWQIAKEIGAQAVSMGEKVNAVLFTGGIAYDSEFIRSIQERVQWIAPCLVYAGEDEMLALNQGALRVLAGEEQAKSYGDYVSA
- a CDS encoding aminotransferase class IV, whose protein sequence is MKLCYVDGEFVSPEEALLPISDLIVQRGIGIFESICTYQRRPLMLTSHLERLLTGAKNNYIHPPLGISEMRDIIREGIAKLEGELLIKTYLSGGDVFDRVRGFTQPRFFVIYDALDLPPDEFYEKGVRLEPVDNYRDDPSTKSVDYRKAYTLSPHDEHAEILYCPQGEITESAHSSFFLYVDNTLITAPLSRVLKGTTRQAVLGLARREGMNVEERCPLMTELSQATEAFITGSVKKILPVVRIGAQIIGNGRPGPKTKRLSELYLEHILEWLE
- a CDS encoding ankyrin repeat domain-containing protein, which encodes MRTSSKKVSLLDLLSVPNQDPVSVQKAVLEGRDVNETSLYGFTPLMFATILNDDIDIVRTLIENGAAIDAETQDGMTPLMWSLLTETQDHTANDLPTAMEKERRRRTVAMELIERGANVNAQCCLPRWSRWTPLLFATLEPDLNASIISALIKAGAKVDAETEDGVTPLIHAASRGRNSDAVLALLQAGANVDMAGKQEGREGWTPLLYALSSPYKSLSIVKELVTHDAEVNIVARGGRTPLLLATTLGNNPAFVQLLLDAGADVLLHDDDGNSALDYAKAKQYTRVSRLLFQAENFRKTAKRIFAY
- a CDS encoding aldo/keto reductase gives rise to the protein MQYTRLGRTELMISRSSFGALPIQRLFISEAGVLLRKAFDGGVNFFDTARAYSDSEEKVGLALADVRDKILIATKTHAKTPDAFWKDLEKSLSLLKTDHIDIYQFHNPSKVPLSGDPLYECMLQARAQGKIRFIGVTNHGIDNAWFAIESGLYDTLQFPLSALSSEKEIHMAKVCGERDMGFIAMKALCGGLLTSAAPTMAFLRPLSHVVPIWGFQRANEIDEVLTLEKNPPIFNDAMKERIERDRAELGGDFCRGCGYCGPCAKNIEINTCARMPFLLRRAVWQNFVTPEWQAKMALIEECLHCGLCQSRCPYELDCPALLSAALKDYREFLAEKRIV